Proteins from a single region of Cydia splendana unplaced genomic scaffold, ilCydSple1.2 scaffold_89_ctg1, whole genome shotgun sequence:
- the LOC134805940 gene encoding uncharacterized protein LOC134805940 yields MCEDLFSATTRRDEDGRYVVKLPFRDEELTFNNGNSREIAIKRLKALERKFTKDKVLKERYTEVIKEYLQLGHMVPVPNQEISKERSAYLPHHAVVREDKITTKVRVVFDASCKNENGVSLNDNLMVGPTLQPDLRHLIMSWRKHPVCLIADIVKMYRMVRVAEEDCDFQRIVWRSSPENDIRDYKLLTVTFGTASAPYLAVKSLNQVATDHKKEYPMASEKVAREFYMDDLMTGCQTIEEGTRLYQEMKALLKKGGFILQKWSSNKDELLQIIDDSGNEEHNKQDKALEFKQDNIVKILGLTWNRSRDEFQYSVKLPPLSAPVTKRKIISDVARLFDPLGWIAPCVIKAKIFIQRLWIAGTGWDEEPPASILEDW; encoded by the coding sequence ATGTGTGAAGACTTGTTCTCAGCCACGACGCGTAGAGATGAAGATGGTAGGTACGTCGTGAAGTTGCCATTTCGCGATGAAGAGTTGACCTTCAACAACGGGAACTCTCGTGAGATAGCAATAAAAAGGTTAAAGGCACTAGAAAGAAAGTTCACAAAAGATAAGGTACTAAAAGAGAGATATACGGAAGTAATCAAGGAATATTTACAGTTAGGTCATATGGTGCCTGTACCAAATCAAGAGATTAGTAAAGAAAGATCAGCTTACCTGCCACATCATGCAGTCGTCAGAGAGGATAAGATAACCACAAAGGTCAGGGTGGTCTTCGATGCATCCTGCAAAAATGAAAACGGCGTGTCATTGAATGACAACTTGATGGTTGGACCTACGTTACAGCCAGACCTGCGACATTTGATCATGAGTTGGAGGAAACATCCAGTATGTTTAATAGCTGACATCGTTAAGATGTACCGAATGGTGAGAGTGGCAGAAGAAGATTGCGATTTTCAACGCATAGTGTGGAGAAGTTCGCCGGAAAATGATATACGGGACTACAAGCTACTCACTGTCACTTTCGGCACGGCTTCAGCGCCTTATTTAGCAGTCAAAAGTTTAAATCAAGTCGCCACAGATCATAAAAAAGAGTACCCAATGGCATCAGAAAAAGTCGCAAGGGAGTTTTATATGGATGATCTGATGACGGGATGCCAGACCATAGAGGAGGGTACAAGATTATATCAGGAGATGAAGGCACTATTAAAGAAAGGTGGATTCATTCTGCAAAAGTGGTCGAGTAACAAAGATGAATTACTACAGATAATAGATGACTCAGGAAATGAAGAACATAACAAGCAAGACAAAGCTTTAGAATTTAAACAGGACAATATAGTAAAAATATTAGGACTCACCTGGAACAGAAGTCGCGATGAATTTCAATACTCGGTAAAGCTGCCTCCGTTGTCTGCACCtgtaacaaaaaggaaaattATATCCGACGTTGCGCGGTTATTCGACCCCCTGGGGTGGATAGCCCCGTGCGTAATA